A single region of the Sorghum bicolor cultivar BTx623 chromosome 7, Sorghum_bicolor_NCBIv3, whole genome shotgun sequence genome encodes:
- the LOC8064031 gene encoding IRK-interacting protein yields the protein MAADATATASASASSSSAAYLPPALPTSRLDIQAAVAKAAELRALHAALLQGGGGGASNAGTYASASRSPAVIRLPPAASPALTRPVLLPAAAEDYPVFAPTYDEEPLGGMNYIRQDNRSLSENWSGIGLDHDGLEDEVAFSDFDNHNTFSSSNSELHFSSSNEHLRNRKACRNHLLLLQPTLSADSLIRSASRLTDLTEFKAVTTCNTCKPATISRDTEADAKSLKNLNSTAPLSNYHPAAFSRTRHKGPHILSWLLPKSKRKPKSDMSPNTIECENMSQLLKDWGVFSLESLKKEVVEANEHRDAALQEVSEMKLSLGELTTKLVSLEAYCSELKKALKQATSAKNMQCHSKRSTRSVSGSRDNSLPVSHEVMVEGFLQIVSEARLSIKQFCKVLIQQVEDADNGLSDKLNLLLQPYQITLSDKHPKLVLYHLEALMNQAMYQDFENCTFQKNGSPKCLDPKQDRQESFASFVALRNLSWNEVLKKGTKYHCEDFSRFCDQKMSCIVSTLNWSWPWAEQLLQCFFVASKCIWLLHLLAFSFSPPLTILRVEENRAFDQTYMEDVLFDKQRSQNHPLPSSSQVKLMVLPGFYVQDRLLKCRVLCRYNS from the exons ATGGCTGCggacgccaccgccaccgcctccgcctccgcctcctcctcctccgccgcctacCTCCCGCCGGCGCTCCCGACCTCGCGCCTGGACATCCAGGCCGCTGTCGCCAAGGCCGCCGAGCTGCGCGCGCTCCACGCCGCGCTCCtccaaggcggcggcggcggcgcctccaATGCTGGCACCTACGCCAGTGCCAGCCGCAGCCCCGCCGTCATCCGCCTGCCGCCGGCCGCGTCGCCGGCGCTCACCAGGCCGGTCCTcctgcccgccgccgccgaggactACCCCGTGTTTGCCCCG ACTTATGATGAAGAGCCCTTGGGTGGAATGAACTACATTCGGCAAGATAACAGGAGTCTATCCGAGAACTGGAGTGGCATCGGTTTGGACCATGATGGCCTAGAAGACGAGGTGGCATTCTCGGATTTCGACAATCACAACACCTTCTCTTCGTCAAACAGCGAGCTACATTTTTCTTCATCAAATGAGCACCTGCGGAACAGAAAGGCATGCAGAAACCATCTGTTACTCCTTCAACCCACCCTCTCTGCTGACAGTTTGATTAGGTCAGCCAGCAGGTTGACAGACTTAACTGAATTTAAGGCCGTCACAACGTGTAATACCTGCAAGCCTGCAACTATCAGTCGGGACACTGAAGCTGATGCCAAGTCCTTGAAGAACCTCAATAGCACCGCGCCCCTGTCAAACTACCACCCTGCTGCCTTCTCCCGGACAAGGCACAAAGGGCCACATATTCTCTCCTGGCTCTTACCAAAGTCAAAGAGGAAACCGAAATCAGACATGTCGCCGAACACCATCGAATGTGAGAACATGTCACAGCTTCTGAAGGACTGGGGTGTGTTCTCACTGGAGTCCCTGAAGAAAGAGGTTGTTGAGGCCAATGAGCACAGGGACGCTGCCCTGCAAGAAGTATCTGAGATGAAACTATCACTAGGAGAACTGACTACCAAGCTAGTGAGCCTGGAAGCATACTGTTCGGAATTAAAGAAGGCTCTAAAGCAAGCGACGAGCGCAAAGAACATGCAATGTCACTCAAAGAGATCGACTAGGTCAGTTAGCGGGAGCAGAGACAATTCCTTGCCCGTCAGTCATGAGGTTATGGTGGAAGGGTTTTTGCAGATAGTATCCGAGGCCCGTCTTTCCATAAAACAGTTCTGCAAGGTATTGATACAGCAAGTTGAAGATGCTGACAACGGACTATCAGATAAACTAAATTTACTCCTACAGCCATATCAAATCACGCTCAGTGACAAGCACCCGAAACTAGTGCTGTACCACCTCGAAGCTCTGATGAACCAAGCAATGTACCAAGACTTCGAGAACTGCACGTTCCAGAAGAACGGGTCGCCCAAGTGCCTCGACCCTAAGCAGGACCGGCAGGAGAGCTTCGCGTCGTTCGTCGCGCTGCGCAACCTGAGCTGGAACGAGGTCCTGAAGAAGGGCACCAAGTACCACTGCGAGGATTTCAGCCGCTTCTGCGACCAGAAGATGAGCTGCATCGTGTCCACCCTTAACTGGTCGTGGCCATGGGCTGAGCAGCTGCTGCAGTGCTTCTTTGTGGCATCCAAGTGCATCTGGCTGCTCCACCTGCTGGCCTTCTCCTTCAGCCCGCCGCTGACGATCCTGCGGGTTGAGGAGAACAGGGCGTTCGATCAGACGTACATGGAGGATGTGCTGTTCGACAAGCAGCGGTCGCAGAACCATCCGCTGCCGTCGTCGTCGCAGGTGAAACTCATGGTGCTGCCTGGGTTCTATGTCCAGGACAGGCTGCTCAAATGCAGGGTGCTCTGCAGGTACAACAGCTAG
- the LOC8064032 gene encoding transcription factor bHLH130 isoform X1, whose amino-acid sequence MLFVSNNFNLFLDEQSRWPEISNPYPSSIFLFILFSCAAGSEQKPPGELMYGSPVSKDLNLPVQPPMTSSGLLRYRSAPSTVLGDLCEDLLPPAPGAGPPRDGADNVISRFLADHHHHIRDDKPSPPPPPAAAPAHFPSAADMASQQHQHQQMMFHSQSQQQHMVDANKPGGLYRTVSSGMEDAAGTGAGVGVGAASNLIRQSSSPAGFLDHFSMDNGYGAMLRASMGMGFRDGSGGVGGAGGAATDSLAGGGGGGGSGSGRLKGQLSFSSRQGSLMSQISEMDSEEIGGSSPEAAAGGRGGYIPGYPMSSAGWDDSSSALMSDSLSGMKRPRDSSEPGGQQQQQQQNGGGGLAHQFSLPKTSSEMAAIEKFLQFQDAVPCKIRAKRGCATHPRSIAERVRRTKISERIRKLQELVPNMDKQTNTSDMLDLAVDYIKDLQKQVKALNESRASCTCPASKHQQFSG is encoded by the exons ATGTTGTTCGTTTCTAACAATTTTAATCTCTTCTTGGATGAACAGAGCAGGTGGCCTGAAATTAGTAATCCTTATCCTTcttctatttttctttttattttgttctcGTGTGCAGCAGGATCTGAGCAGAAACCGCCGGGCGAGCTGATGTACGGCTCGCCGGTGTCCAAGGACCTGAACCTCCCGGTACAGCCGCCGATGACCTCGTCCGGGCTGCTACGCTACAGATCGGCGCCCAGCACGGTGCTCGGCGACCTCTGCGAGGACCTGCTCCCTCCGGCTCCGGGCGCCGGCCCCCCGCGCGATGGCGCCGACAACGTCATCTCCAGGTTCCTGgccgaccaccaccaccacatccGGGACGAcaagccgtcgccgccgccgccgccggcggcggcgcctgcccacttcccgagtgCGGCCGACATGGCCTCCCAGCAGCACCAGCATCAGCAAATGATGTTCCACTCCCAGTCCCAGCAGCAGCATATGGTGGACGCTAATAAGCCCGGCGGGCTCTACCGCACCGTCAGCTCGGGCATGGAAGACGCCGCCGGGACCGGCGCCGGCGTCGGCGTGGGCGCGGCCAGCAACCTGATTCGGCAGAGCAGCTCCCCCGCGGGGTTCCTGGATCATTTCAGCATGGACAACG ggTACGGCGCGATGCTGAGGGCGAGCATGGGCATGGGCTTCCgggacggcagcggcggcgttGGCGGGGCAGGTGGCGCGGCGACGGACTCCctcgcgggcggcggcggcggtggcggtagCGGTAGCGGCAGGCTCAAGGGGCAGCTGAGCTTCTCGTCGCGGCAGGGGTCGCTGATGTCTCAGATCTCGGAGATGGACAGCGAGGAGATCGGAGGGAGCAGCCCCGAGGCTGCTGCGGGCGGCAGGGGCGGGTACATCCCGGGGTATCCGATGAGCTCCGCCGGGTGGGACGACTCGTCGTCGGCGCTCATGTCCGACAGCCTGTCCGGGATGAAACGCCCGCGGGACTCGTCGGAGCCTGgcggccagcagcagcagcagcagcagaacgGTGGTGGAGGGCTGGCGCACCAGTTCAGCCTGCCCAAGACGTCGTCGGAGATGGCGGCCATCGAGAAGTTCCTCCAGTTCCAGGACGCCGTGCCCTGCAAGATCCGCGCCAAGCGCGGGTGCGCCACGCACCCGCGCAGCATCGCCGAGCGG GTGAGGAGGACAAAGATCAGCGAGCGAATCAGGAAGCTGCAGGAGCTCGTGCCCAACATGGACAAG CAAACCAACACCTCCGACATGCTGGACTTGGCCGTCGACTACATCAAGGATCTCCAGAAGCAGGTCAAG GCGTTGAACGAGAGCCGCGCCAGCTGCACCTGCCCGGCGAGCAAGCACCAGCAGTTCTCCGGCTGA
- the LOC8064032 gene encoding transcription factor bHLH130 isoform X2, with protein MYGSPVSKDLNLPVQPPMTSSGLLRYRSAPSTVLGDLCEDLLPPAPGAGPPRDGADNVISRFLADHHHHIRDDKPSPPPPPAAAPAHFPSAADMASQQHQHQQMMFHSQSQQQHMVDANKPGGLYRTVSSGMEDAAGTGAGVGVGAASNLIRQSSSPAGFLDHFSMDNGYGAMLRASMGMGFRDGSGGVGGAGGAATDSLAGGGGGGGSGSGRLKGQLSFSSRQGSLMSQISEMDSEEIGGSSPEAAAGGRGGYIPGYPMSSAGWDDSSSALMSDSLSGMKRPRDSSEPGGQQQQQQQNGGGGLAHQFSLPKTSSEMAAIEKFLQFQDAVPCKIRAKRGCATHPRSIAERVRRTKISERIRKLQELVPNMDKQTNTSDMLDLAVDYIKDLQKQVKALNESRASCTCPASKHQQFSG; from the exons ATGTACGGCTCGCCGGTGTCCAAGGACCTGAACCTCCCGGTACAGCCGCCGATGACCTCGTCCGGGCTGCTACGCTACAGATCGGCGCCCAGCACGGTGCTCGGCGACCTCTGCGAGGACCTGCTCCCTCCGGCTCCGGGCGCCGGCCCCCCGCGCGATGGCGCCGACAACGTCATCTCCAGGTTCCTGgccgaccaccaccaccacatccGGGACGAcaagccgtcgccgccgccgccgccggcggcggcgcctgcccacttcccgagtgCGGCCGACATGGCCTCCCAGCAGCACCAGCATCAGCAAATGATGTTCCACTCCCAGTCCCAGCAGCAGCATATGGTGGACGCTAATAAGCCCGGCGGGCTCTACCGCACCGTCAGCTCGGGCATGGAAGACGCCGCCGGGACCGGCGCCGGCGTCGGCGTGGGCGCGGCCAGCAACCTGATTCGGCAGAGCAGCTCCCCCGCGGGGTTCCTGGATCATTTCAGCATGGACAACG ggTACGGCGCGATGCTGAGGGCGAGCATGGGCATGGGCTTCCgggacggcagcggcggcgttGGCGGGGCAGGTGGCGCGGCGACGGACTCCctcgcgggcggcggcggcggtggcggtagCGGTAGCGGCAGGCTCAAGGGGCAGCTGAGCTTCTCGTCGCGGCAGGGGTCGCTGATGTCTCAGATCTCGGAGATGGACAGCGAGGAGATCGGAGGGAGCAGCCCCGAGGCTGCTGCGGGCGGCAGGGGCGGGTACATCCCGGGGTATCCGATGAGCTCCGCCGGGTGGGACGACTCGTCGTCGGCGCTCATGTCCGACAGCCTGTCCGGGATGAAACGCCCGCGGGACTCGTCGGAGCCTGgcggccagcagcagcagcagcagcagaacgGTGGTGGAGGGCTGGCGCACCAGTTCAGCCTGCCCAAGACGTCGTCGGAGATGGCGGCCATCGAGAAGTTCCTCCAGTTCCAGGACGCCGTGCCCTGCAAGATCCGCGCCAAGCGCGGGTGCGCCACGCACCCGCGCAGCATCGCCGAGCGG GTGAGGAGGACAAAGATCAGCGAGCGAATCAGGAAGCTGCAGGAGCTCGTGCCCAACATGGACAAG CAAACCAACACCTCCGACATGCTGGACTTGGCCGTCGACTACATCAAGGATCTCCAGAAGCAGGTCAAG GCGTTGAACGAGAGCCGCGCCAGCTGCACCTGCCCGGCGAGCAAGCACCAGCAGTTCTCCGGCTGA